A single window of Aspergillus puulaauensis MK2 DNA, chromosome 5, nearly complete sequence DNA harbors:
- the ayg1 gene encoding heptaketide hydrolyase ayg1 (COG:O;~EggNog:ENOG410PJP9;~InterPro:IPR010520,IPR029058;~PFAM:PF06500,PF00756,PF00326) — MPNWILGPKFDTVYPHKGSIKTLWESRWKFACQKSVYPFHDGCYDDFEPIFQELISDDINDAESEEYTTSFFPTASSLERLAIQALDAGQREKASELLCRAAAVYRISRFPYVDVTQPDSLKRTAYDLQKGVYQRAASLWDVPMQETLITHTHRSGHDGRELPIYVRLPQATENPDPIPVILIMTGLDGYRTDNSQRSHEITARGWATVIMEIPGTADCPADPADPESPDRLCDSVLEYIMAHSRLDATRVVVWGLSAGGFYAIRAAHTHADRLLGAVAHGPGCHYFLDKEWLGHVDDHEYPFTLTTAWATKHGYKDVEEFKEHAQKKFSLVETGIVHKPSCRMLLLNGVADGVTPIEDCLELFNYGTPKEGKFFPGLPHMGYPDSLIVAYQWLEDLLGNVAPNYNDRSTQVKEIPN, encoded by the exons ATGCCAAACTGGATACTTGGCCCGAAATTCGACACCGTCTACCCTCACAAGGGGTCTATCAAAACCCTGTGGGAGTCGCGGTGGAAGTTTGCT TGTCAGAAATCTGTATACCCGTTCCATGATGGGTGTTATGATGACTTCGAACCCATCTTCCAGGAGCTTATCTCG GATGATATCAACGACGCAGAATCAGAGGAGTATACCACATCTTTCTTCCCCACCGCATCCTCCCTTGAGCGGCTGGCTATCCAAGCACTAGATGCCGGACAGCGAGAAAAAGCCTCTGAACTCCTCTGCCGCGCCGCCGCTGTCTACCGCATCTCCCGGTTCCCATACGTAGACGTCACCCAGCCAGACTCCCTTAAACGCACCGCGTACGATCTGCAGAAGGGCGTCTACCAAAGGGCAGCCTCCCTTTGGGATGTACCCATGCAGGAGACTTTAATCACCCATACCCACCGCAGCGGCCATGACGGGCGAGAACTCCCCATATACGTCCGCCTGCCTCAGGCTACAGAAAACCCAGACCCGATTCCGGTAATACTCATCATGACAGGCCTAGACGGCTACCGCACAGACaacagccagcgcagccaCGAAATCACCGCGCGCGGCTGGGCGACGGTGATTATGGAGATCCCAGGCACCGCAGATTGCCCAGCCGATCCTGCAGATCCTGAATCGCCGGATCGGCTATGTGACAGCGTCCTCGAGTATATCATGGCACATTCCAGACTGGACGCTACCAGGGTCGTTGTATGGGGACTGAGCGCAGGGGGGTTCTATGCTATCCGAGCGGCGCATACGCATGCAGATCGGCTGCTTGGTGCGGTTGCGCATGGGCCTGGGTGTCATTACTTCTTGGATAAGGAGTGGTTGGGCCATGTGGATGATCATGAGTATCCGTTTAC GCTCACCACGGCATGGGCGACGAAGCACGGGTACAAAGACGTGGAGGAATTTAAGGAACACGCACAGAAGAAGTTCTCGCTGGTGGAGACGGGGATTGTGCACAAACCTAGCTGCAGAATGTTGCTTCTGAAT GGTGTCGCGGACGGTGTTACGCCGATTGAAGACTGTTTGGAACTTTTCAACTATGGAACTCCGAAGGAGGGGAA ATTCTTCCCCGGCCTGCCGCACATGGGATATCCCGACAGCTTGATCGTGGCATACCAGTGGCTGGAGGATCTTCTGGGGAATGTGGCTCCTAATTATAATGACAGGTCCACACAGGTGAAAGAGATTCCGAACTAA
- a CDS encoding uncharacterized protein (antiSMASH:Cluster_5.9) has protein sequence MSLPLDHLRICGSYGSPECGNAAGNEGLNMTGLNTEVTPGSSGAMIDGHAK, from the exons ATGTCGCTGCCTCTCGACCATCTAAGAATTTGCGGGAGCTATGGTAGCCCAGAGTGTGGGAATGCCGCTGGGAATGAGGGATTGAATATGACGGGGCTTAATACGGAGGTAACTCCAGGTAGTTCAGG TGCGATGATTGACGGCCATGCGAAGTGA
- the abr1 gene encoding multicopper oxidase abr1 (CAZy:AA1;~COG:Q;~EggNog:ENOG410Q1FT;~InterPro:IPR008972,IPR011707,IPR011706,IPR033138, IPR044130,IPR001117;~PFAM:PF00394,PF07731,PF07732;~SECRETED:SignalP(1-18);~antiSMASH:Cluster_5.9;~go_function: GO:0005507 - copper ion binding [Evidence IEA];~go_function: GO:0016491 - oxidoreductase activity [Evidence IEA];~go_process: GO:0006811 - ion transport [Evidence IEA];~go_process: GO:0055114 - oxidation-reduction process [Evidence IEA]) codes for MSRLVLLALPWLALLAWAEDVYLEWDITWVWAAPDGFARPLIGINGEWPCPQVDVNLGDRVIVDVHNGLGNQTTGIHWHGFHQYMTGMMDGSSEVTQCPIPPDEKMRYEFMANQSGTYWYHSHNMGQYPDGLRGAFIVHDPSPPFEYDDEFTITLSDLYHEQMPLLLNQYQSLENQANGGLEPLPDSAIINDSTNTTIHVHPNRTYLVHIVCTGNWPGHTWFFDEHEMTVVEVDGIFTDPYPARDKRLRITTGQRMSVLIQTKNDTSRNYAMWNTMDMNMMFFYENRTIPEGFNPNVTAWLVYNESAPLPPPPVVYNLDANKDFVDDVLFVPADHERILEPVDRQIIINTTSKAISGVARWTVNNETYIPPTVPSLYTALSVGEEYISDPTVYGQVNPFIVEYGEVVEIVINNDHNNLHPWHLHGHQFQVIQRSAVDGGLFANYFQNISSTPVKRDTIMVQNNGHAVIRFRADNPDKSHHFYRAYSKTLTD; via the exons ATGTCGAGGCTAGTTCTGCTTGCACTGCCGTGGCTAGCCCTACTTGCGTGGGCGGAAGATGTCTATCTTGAATGGGATATCACCTGGGTCTGGGCTGCCCCGGACGGGTTTGCCAGGCCCCTGATCGGTATCAATGGAGAATGGCCATGCCCACAGGTAGACGTGAATCTGGGAGATCGGGTTATTGTGGATGTACACAACGGCCTTGGGAATCAGACCACTGGCATCCACTGGCACGGCTTCCACCAGTACATGACAGGGATGATGGACGGCAGCAGTGAAGTGACGCAGTGTCCGATACCTCCAGATGAAAAGATGAGATATGAATTCATG GCAAATCAATCCGGGACGTACTGGTACCATTCACACAACATGGGCCAATATCCCGATGGACTGCGAGGAGCCTTTATAGTGCACGACCCATCTCCACCGTTCGAATACGATGACGAATTCACCATCACTCTGTCCGACCTATACCATGAACAGATGCCCTTGCTACTCAATCAGTACCAGTCTCTCGAAAACCAGGCGAATGGAGGGCTGGAGCCTCTGCCGGACAGTGCCATAATAAACGACTCGACAAACACCACTATCCATGTCCATCCCAACAGGACATATCTAGTTCACATAGTCTGCACCGGCAACTGGCCTGGACACACCTGGTTTTTCGACGAGCACGAGATGACCGTCGTCGAGGTTGATGGCATCTTCACCGACCCATACCCTGCCCGTGACAAGCGCCTCCGAATAACAACCGGCCAGCGCATGAGCGTCCTGATCCAGACAAAGAACGACACCAGCCGTAACTACGCCATGTGGAATACAATGGACATGAACATGATGTTCTTCTACGAGAATCGAACCATCCCTGAGGGCTTCAACCCGAACGTCACCGCGTGGCTGGTGTACAACGAGAGCGCGCctctacctcctcctcctgtgGTGTACAACCTGGATGCAAATAAGGATTtcgttgatgatgttctctTCGTGCCTGCGGACCACGAAAGGATCCTTGAACCGGTGGATCGCCAGATCATCATAAACACCACTTCAAAGGCTATCAGTGGCGTTGCGAGGTGGACTGTGAACAACGAGACATATATCCCGCCAACCGTGCCATCGCTCTATACAGCCTTATCCGTCGGCGAGGAATACATTTCTGATCCCACGGTATACGGACAGGTCAACCCGTTCATTGTCGAGTACGGCGAGGTCGTCGAAATCGTGATCAACAACGACCACAACAACCTGCATCCATGGCATCTTCACGGACACCAGTTCCAGGTTATCCAACGCTCAGCAGTAGACGGGGGGCTTTTCGCCAACTATTTCCAGAACATCTCGTCGACTCCGGTGAAGCGGGATACGATCATGGTGCAGAACAACGGACATGCAGTTATACGGTTTCGAGCAGATAACCCAGATAAGTCTCACCATTTCTACCGTGCTTATAGCAAGACTCTGACTGACTGA
- a CDS encoding uncharacterized protein (COG:L;~EggNog:ENOG410PKF1;~InterPro:IPR027450,IPR037151,IPR005123;~PFAM:PF13532;~antiSMASH:Cluster_5.9;~go_function: GO:0016491 - oxidoreductase activity [Evidence IEA];~go_process: GO:0055114 - oxidation-reduction process [Evidence IEA]) — translation MGIHSHPQSSFSENPNVPGLDYQADFITPAHEESLLTLFRTELTWPDRPGRISLHYGYTFDYKTFGIDPSIPYKPFPSWLEPLIPITESRPPDQVCLQYYPPGSGIPPHVDSHRGWDQLYALSLGAPVLMRMRHGKYGDEKVDVDLAPRSMMRFTRDSRLHWTHGIAKRKTDMLGDGTVRVRGERWSITYRWAREGDCECGNAELCDTAQARLGIEPEKRSVLAEGKAGPPAAVVGETVQSVG, via the coding sequence ATGGGCATCCATTCCCACCCCcaatcctctttctccgaGAACCCAAATGTCCCCGGCCTCGACTACCAAGCCGACTTCATCACCCCCGCCCACGAAGAATCTctcctcaccctcttccGCACCGAACTCACCTGGCCCGACCGCCCCGGCCGCATCTCGCTGCACTATGGCTACACCTTCGACTACAAGACCTTCGGCATAGACCCGTCGATCCCATACAAGCCATTCCCCTCCTGGCTCGAACCTCTCATCCCGATAACAGAATCCAGACCGCCTGACCAGGTCTGTCTCCAGTATTACCCCCCGGGCTCGGGGATCCCGCCCCACGTCGACTCCCATCGCGGCTGGGACCAGCTGTATGCGCTTTCGCTGGGGGCGCCGGTGCTCATGCGCATGAGGCATGGGAAGTACGGCGATGagaaggttgatgttgatttgGCGCCGCGGAGTATGATGCGCTTTACGAGGGATTCGAGACTGCATTGGACGCATGGGAttgcgaagaggaagacggatATGTTGGGTGATGGGACGGTGAGGGTGAGAGGGGAGAGATGGAGTATTACGTATCGATGGGCGAGGGAGGGTGATTGTGAGTGTGGGAATGCGGAGTTGTGTGATACGGCGCAGGCACGGTTGGGGATTGAGCCGGAGAAGAGATCTGTGTTGGCGGAGGGAAAGGCTGGACCTCCTGCGGCTGTGGTTGGTGAAACTGTGCAGTCGGTTGGCTGA
- a CDS encoding uncharacterized protein (COG:S;~EggNog:ENOG410PSMZ;~antiSMASH:Cluster_5.9): protein MDLPPPSYEDAIRQGPGNTPGDNHNHNHGDSQGRLRLELQGTSIRDLSTGQVLYRLSRSVTSLPKPGPNSSSSVTFERVEYNNTPPEAKSTGIHKDDSKSEPDPESQPQNKHLFYLVHPRDAQYRRDTPAYYITCLSASPDKMEGNMQFETRGTVLHGTEFQALLSRGRTWEHKPLFAMGGKVPLFSARREGLVGGQYTWREDSGKEVGHESARNGESRGLVITSPMEQERRDALVALWALRVWYEVAESPKAKREELERMTPASAFSNHSGFPRKAGALGALGALGAAGGGGGC from the exons gacaaccacaaccacaaccacggCGACAGTCAAGGACGACTTCGTCTAGAACTCCAAGGCACCTCGATCCGCGATCTATCGACCGGACAGGTCTTATACAGACTAAGCCGGTCGGTGACGAGTTTACCAAAACCCGGACCAAACAGTTCGTCCTCGGTGACCTTCGAACGGGTAGAATACAACAATACTCCACCAGAAGCTAAAAGCACTGGCATACACAAAGACGATTCAAAatcagagccagatccagagtcCCAACCACAGAATAAACACCTCTTCTACCTCGTGCACCCGCGCGACGCGCAATACCGGCGCGACACCCCAGCATACTACATAACATGCCTCTCCGCCTCCCCGGACAAAATGGAAGGCAACATGCAGTTCGAAACGCGCGGGACAGTCCTGCACGGGACGGAATTCCAGGCTCTGCTTAGTCGCGGGCGCACGTGGGAACATAAACCACTTTTCGCGATGGGTGGGAAGGTCCCGCTGTTCAGTGCGCGACGGGAGGGGCTGGTGGGTGGGCAGTATACGTGGAGAGAGGACTCTGGGAAGGAAGTCGGCCATGAGTCTGCTCGGAACGGGGAATCGCGTGGGCTTGTTATTACGAGTCCGATGGagcaggagaggagggatgcGTTGGTGGCGCTGTGGGCGTTGAGGGTTTGGTATGAGGTTGCTGAGAGTCCAAAGGCGAAGCGGGAAG AGTTGGAACGGATGACACCAGCCTCGGCCTTTTCAAATCACAGTGGATTTCCAAGGAAAGCCGGGGCTCTTGGTGCTCTTGGGGCTTTGGGAGCGGCTGGCGGTGGGGGTGGTTGTTGA